A genomic region of Plasmodium malariae genome assembly, chromosome: 14 contains the following coding sequences:
- the PmUG01_14082000 gene encoding conserved Plasmodium protein, unknown function, protein MNKTFRNFLRILNVQEKTTLDRNVLNELKNWGKGKTLKNDEILNEYVTYRHVLNDYTNILHECKAQQRDEKKEKKIEDVANYVGLTTNYSGK, encoded by the coding sequence atgaacaaaacGTTCAGGAATTTTTTACGAATTCTGAACGTTCAGGAAAAAACTACGTTGGACAGAAATGTTTTGAACGAACTGAAAAATTGGGGAAAGGGgaaaactttaaaaaatgatgaaatacTAAATGAGTATGTAACTTACAGGCATGTGTTAAATGACTACACGAATATTTTACACGAGTGTAAAGCACAACAGAGGGAtgaaaagaaggaaaaaaaaattgaagacGTTGCAAACTACGTTGGGTTAACCACAAATTATTcgggaaaataa
- the RPT6 gene encoding 26S protease regulatory subunit 8, putative — MAAVDMQIRSGELSEGTKKENNKNNGNKNEEEVQSGIKTYYEMKIEEYESIINKKLQNKKRLEAQRNELNTRVRELCDEIQYLLEAASYVGEIVKPMGKNKVLVKINPEGKYVVDIAHHINISQCTPNTRVALYNDSYKLHKILPSKVDPLVSLMKVEKVPDSTYEMVGGLDQQVKEVKEVIELPVKHPEIFESLGISQPKGVLLYGPPGTGKTLLARAVAHHTDCTFIRVSGSELVQKYIGEGSRMVRELFVMAREHAPSIIFMDEIDSIGSQRIEGEHGDSEVQRTMMELLNQLDGFESTQNIKVIMCTNRIDILDEALLRPGRIDRKIEFPNPNVEARIEILKIHSRKMNLMRGIDMVKIATDMNNCSGAEVKAVCTEAGMFALRERRVHVTQEDFEMAVAKVMKQDAEKNFTLRKLWK, encoded by the coding sequence aacaataaaaataatgggAACAAAAACGAGGAGGAAGTTCAGTCGGGCATTAAAACGTACTACGAAATGAAAATAGAAGAATATGAatctataataaataaaaaattacaaaataaaaaaagattagaAGCACAAAGAAATGAGTTAAATACAAGAGTTCGAGAACTGTGTGATGAAATTCAATATTTACTAGAAGCTGCATCATATGTAGGTGAGATAGTAAAACCgatgggaaaaaataaagtacttgtaaaaattaatccTGAGGGTAAATATGTTGTTGATATTGCTCATCATATTAACATTTCTCAGTGCACACCAAATACTAGAGTAGCATTATATAATGACTcttataaattacataaaatattaccaAGTAAGGTAGATCCACTAGTCTCTTTAATGAAAGTTGAAAAAGTACCTGACTCGACATATGAAATGGTAGGTGGTTTAGATCAACAAgtaaaagaagtaaaagaAGTGATTGAATTACCTGTTAAACATCCAGAAATATTTGAATCTTTAGGTATATCTCAACCCAAAggtgttttattatatggtCCTCCAGGTACTGGAAAGACATTACTAGCTAGAGCTGTTGCTCATCATACAGATTGTACATTTATTAGAGTATCGGGTTCTGAACTTGTTCAGAAATATATTGGAGAGGGTTCACGTATGGTAAGGGAATTATTTGTAATGGCAAGGGAACATGCACCatccataatttttatggATGAAATAGATTCCATTGGTAGTCAGAGGATTGAAGGAGAGCATGGTGATTCAGAAGTACAAAGAACAATGATGGAGTTATTAAATCAGTTAGATGGTTTTGAATCAActcaaaatattaaagttaTTATGTGCACAAATCGAATTGATATCCTTGATGAAGCTTTATTAAGACCTGGACGAATTGACAGAAAAATTGAATTTCCAAATCCTAATGTTGAGGCACGTATAGAAATTCTAAAAATTCATAGTAGAAAAATGAACCTAATGAGAGGAATTGATATGGTAAAAATTGCTACAGATATGAATAATTGCTCAGGAGCAGAAGTAAAAGCAGTATGTACAGAAGCTGGGATGTTTGCCTTAAGAGAGAGAAGAGTCCATGTAACGCAGGAGGATTTTGAAATGGCTGTAGCGAAGGTTATGAAGCAGGACgcagaaaaaaatttcacCTTAAGGAAattatggaaataa